The Chrysoperla carnea chromosome X, inChrCarn1.1, whole genome shotgun sequence genome includes a region encoding these proteins:
- the LOC123302665 gene encoding uncharacterized protein LOC123302665 translates to MSERSEKLQRMNSFNKILNTYNICTQNILFLPSLLIWLRSSILQEYVDKCIKNLKLYAYTNVTQYFTKKQTTVPSTKRKEEPTLPPKVLSKRELFERQLSTVPEVPTQKDGSRVFLKALVYLSLVLVYTQICVLIYVLTLSQITWGMAFLLVAALQIIGVGMVLMRPAPLGTNKFVKRKQRNVSKTNKSLAVRKFDLSKTISKVKIL, encoded by the coding sequence ATGTCGGAACGTTCCGAAAAACTTCAACGAATGAATTCATTCAACAAAATCCTAAATACCTACAACATATGTacccaaaatatattattcctACCGAGTTTACTAATATGGTTAAGAAGTTCGATTCTCCAAGAATACGTCgataaatgcataaaaaatttaaagctttACGCATACACAAATGTGACGCAATATTTCACTAAAAAACAAACGACAGTACCATCGACAAAACGGAAAGAAGAACCAACGTTACCACCGAAAGTGCTCTCAAAACGTGAATTATTCGAAAGACAATTATCAACAGTACCTGAAGTACCAACACAAAAAGATGGTAGTCGGGTTTTTTTAAAGGCATTAGTTTACTTAAGTTTAGTGCTTGTATATACACAAATCTGTGTCTTAATTTATGTACTAACGTTAAGTCAAATCACCTGGGGTATGGCATTCTTGTTGGTTGCTGCGCTCCAAATTATTGGAGTTGGTATGGTTTTAATGCGACCGGCACCACTTGgtacaaataaatttgttaaaagaaaacaaCGGAATGTTtcgaaaacaaacaaaagtttagcTGTACGAAAATTTGACTTATCGAAAACAAttagtaaagtaaaaatattataa